The nucleotide sequence ATTTGCCCGAATCTAGAGCACTTATGTCGCACAGAGTCCCACATTCTCATGCTGGTAAACCTCTCAGTCACAGGCAAATCGGGATAAATGGCCACACCATCACGGAAACCATTTGGTGCTTTCTGAATCCCAGTGGACTCCTTTTTCTACCCACCTGCTTTGGTGTAGCTCTGCATTTTGCAACACATTGTGCCAAACACCCTTTCCCTAGTGAGTTTAAGAGAACTGGAAGACACAGAGGGAGTAGGTTGTAGCGAGAAAGATGCTTGTTACTCTTGAATTAGACTTTTGTGGGTGAACAGGCTTGGGGCCGGGCATGGATTCAATGCATCACTGTGAATATATCAGCATCACGCGACTGCCCACAGACATTTCCCAGTCTACATACAGCCAACCATGAGGCGGGGCAGAGAGAACTATCTGCCTCCCACATCACCAGGAACTATCACATGACCGGATGATGGTCAGAGCAGGAATGATGCTGATAATGAGACTGACTTCCTTTTATCTGAAACGAAGTTTTTATGAGTAATTCTCAATTAACAAACAGATTAAACACTTACTTTCAACAGATTCATAAGATTTCAGAAACAACTTCCCCTTTGACGATCGCAAAGGGAGTATGAAAAACAATGTAAACAGCAACAAGGAAAAGTCCTGCTGATTGGTGGAAACTTTGGAGGCCAGGTGTATAAAAGGTCCCGATTGCAAGGGGTCATCACATTCTGGGAAACTCACCTCTGAATAGAAGCCCACCTTCCACCCCTGACACCATGACCCACTGTTGCTCCCCTTGTTGCCAGCCTACGTGCTGCAGGACCACCTGCTGCAGGACCACCTGCTGGAAGCCCACCTGTGTGACCACCTGCAGCAGCACACCCTGCTGCCAGCCCACCTGCTGTGTGTCCAGCTGCTGCCAGCCCACCTGTGTGACCAGCTGCTGCCAGCCCACCTGTGTGACCAGCTGCTGCCAGCCCTCCTGCTGTGTGTCCAGCTGTTGCCAGCCTTGCTGCCGCCCAACTTGCTGTCAAAACACCTGCTGTAGAACCACCTGCTGCCAGCCCACCTGTGTGACCAGCTGCTGCCAGCCTTCCTGCTGCAGCACACCCTGCTGCCAGCCCACCTGCTGTGGGTCCAGCTGCTGTGGCCAAACCAGCTGTGGGTCCAGCTGTGGCCAGACCAGCTCCTGTGCACCTGTCTACTGCAGAAGAACCTGCTACCACCCCACATGTGTCTGCCTGCCTGGTTGCCTAAACCAGAGCTGTGGATCCAGCTGCTGCCAGCCCTGCTGCCGCCCAGCCTGCTGTGAGACCACCTGCTGCAGGACCACTTGCTTCCAGCCCACCTGTGTGTCCAGCTGCTGCCAGCCTTCTTGCTGCTGATCAAGTCCCAAGAGAACCACCGTCCTCACACAACAACTTTCTGCTCCACTGACTGATCTTTTGGGGGACTAATTTACTTTGCTGCTGACAGCCACCATGCTCTCACCCAAATTTTTATGAATTCTCTGTATGTTTAAAATCTTGGGAATCTGCTAGACGGATGTCAGAATACTTcatcctgtttctcttttttcttacccCTTGTGGATCATGTGCCAGCTTCGTGTGCTCTCAATTTGGAGTCATGGTCTCAGCTGTGACTCTAAAGTCATGAGCTTAATTCTCTGCTTCTAAGGAATTTAGGCTTCTGCAACTGAGCAATAATCTTTGCAATCGTATATTTGTTTTCAATATCCTCTTCATGGTTCTTctatccttctttcttcttttcatgatAACTTTGGGTTGTGTTCCTGGTAGCAGAGATTCTTAACTCTATGTTTCTGAATAAACTCTGAACCATCTTCATCTCatatggtgttttgttttatttgaaagcaTTCCTGATATGGGATTTACATACGTATCACATACCATAGGTATTATCCAATTTGATTCTAAAAACAGATGGTCATCTATTATTGCCTTCATTTTTcacctgaaaaaaatttaatatgcgATGTTATGTAGCTAATAAGGGACAGATTCTGATCCAAGCTGAGGTCCTCTCTTTCTGGCCAAGGACACTTACATTTAATTCTCAATATAGTGGAATGACATTGGAAGTCAGCAATAGCAAGACATGCACTTGAGTTTATTTAACAATGAGAGGAATAATCTCTCATATTTGCAGATAATATTCTTGTTCACAAAAGAATTCCCAAATTAATTTCCCACACCTCAGTGAGCAACAGCTGCATAATATGGCAGCAGGGACTGCATTTAATGGATGCCCTGAATGCAGGGATCTTTTTATCTCAGCCTCTGACCAGCCAATCATTCAATTCATCTGCATTGAAAAGATGCTTGAGAATTCATTATATCATCATGAGAGAGAGTCTCATCTGAAGTGACTCATTCTCAGTATCATGTAAATAAAATTCTTatatggcctccatctcctgaatACCTAATGACAAAGTAAATGAAACTAAGT is from Macaca thibetana thibetana isolate TM-01 chromosome 16, ASM2454274v1, whole genome shotgun sequence and encodes:
- the LOC126938567 gene encoding keratin-associated protein 9-8 isoform X1; its protein translation is MTHCCSPCCQPTCCRTTCCRTTCWKPTCVTTCSSTPCCQPTCCVSSCCQPTCVTSCCQPTCVTSCCQPSCCVSSCCQPCCRPTCCQNTCCRTTCCQPTCVTSCCQPSCCSTPCCQPTCCGSSCCGQTSCGSSCGQTSSCAPVYCRRTCYHPTCVCLPGCLNQSCGSSCCQPCCRPACCETTCCRTTCFQPTCVSSCCQPSCC
- the LOC126938567 gene encoding keratin-associated protein 9-2 isoform X2 — encoded protein: MTHCCSPCCQPTCCRTTCCRTTCWKPTCVTTCSSTPCCQPTCCPSCCVSSCCQPCCRPTCCQNTCCRTTCCQPTCVTSCCQPSCCSTPCCQPTCCGSSCCGQTSCGSSCGQTSSCAPVYCRRTCYHPTCVCLPGCLNQSCGSSCCQPCCRPACCETTCCRTTCFQPTCVSSCCQPSCC